A window of Rosa rugosa chromosome 7, drRosRugo1.1, whole genome shotgun sequence genomic DNA:
tttcttgccggactgcttatgtaagttttgtaaGCTATGGCCAATTGGCTGTTGATTTATTGAATAACAatcaacttctattcaaaaaaaaagacgTGTGCATCAATTTCTCTCTGTTTATctagttttgaatttaaataatttattgaatgaaaaaataaaatggtTTAAATGAATTTAACATAACAACTTAAATTAAATCttttgaattaacaaaaaaaatagagaccatcatctcgctctctatatttaggagacagatagctaaaagttaaaaCAAATAGCCACTTATGAGATTGATGTAGTTGCTAAAGGATAATCGCTTAATCTCTTATTTTTCTATTTcactatgaaaatgaaaaaccctAGCCGCACTGGTTTCGGTTTTTCTCCAATGGTGGCCGGTGCCGGCCTCCTCTCTAAGTGGAGTCCTTCTATCCACGCTTTAAGATCTGTCCTCATCCCTCCGAAGCCTTTCAGAAAATCGAAGCCAATCTCTCTATCAAGGGAGATTGATCGACCAAAGCCCCTGGAATCCCGAGTGCTTGCCGGACTCCGACAGTGGTTATTGGGTGGTGGCGTGAACCTTCGATGCACGATGACAAGGGAGGAAGTCTCCGTTGAACCGGGTCGTGCTTGACCTCCCAGAGGGGAGCTTAAAGCAGTGGCTTTGACGGCGTTTGGACCTATGTCAGTTGGCAAGGCAGTGGTGCTTCGATGTGTAGAGACGAAGGCAAATTACTTCATGATCCGTTCAAGGGGTGCGGCGGCGAGTGCGTGCTGGCTAGATCTTGTAGTAACGCGTGATCCTGGGCCAGTTACCGGCGACATAGAGGAGGGACAGGGGCTCCGGCCGAAGGTCTCAATGGCTACGGCGGCAGTTCTGGAGGATGAGAGTCTGATTAGGATTGATGCGGAGCCGTTGATGGCAGAAGCGCAGGAGAAAGTCGGCGTGGAAGCTGCCGGAAAGCAGTTGACGACGGCGGTATTGGTGATGACCAGAGCAATTGGGAGGCCCAACTCCAAtcgggtgcccaaatcaaatctGAGGCCCAATTGGGTGCCCAAAACCATTCTAAGGCCCAAACCAATTCTAGCGCCTAATGGGGTGTTCAAAGTTTTTAAGAATGTTGTTTGGATTTGGGCCCATTCGTGGACCAAAATGATAGGGCCCATTCGTGGACCAAAATGATAGGCTCTAGTTCTCTAgagtttcgtatttgggatcccagCGGCTTGATCCAACAAACTACAACTATGTTCGAAATTGGTGGTACTTGCGAATCTTCTAGAGTAGTACTGAAGGAGGATTCGAGCTATTCTGTAATGGCGGAGCATGACATGTCAAATGAGTGGACCTATctctatgtaccattgtgggtactaccacatcttcttgttctgtctgtagatggcagcggaagggtatgtaatggccactcTGTCCTTAGGCTAACACAAATTTCTAGTAATTTGATAACACTCCACAAATGCTATCTGGAGGTATTACGATAGGCTTGTAATAAACTCTTTTTGAGTTTCTCTGTCTAGATCTTCTTTAGTTTGGGAAAACATTCCCCCAAATTTTATTCTTAATGTACTTTCTTATGATTGTAATTTCGTTTAAGTATTGAATAAAGAGTTGACattttcccctaaaaaaaaaaaaactctttttgAGTTTCTATCTATAAAGTTAtttccttgattcaaaaaaaaaaaaaaaaaagttgctaAAGgatatgctctccaaaataactAATGAGCCAAGATAGAGAGAATGTAAACCTCTGTCAGATATTTTTGAAACATATACCATGTAAACCTCTAACAAagttaaataaaatattttaatttttttacaagCATTTCTAGAATAGAATTGTTAAACAAGTATGTATGTTTCATCTTTTAAGGCTAATTTTTAGTTTAAAGAATGACTATATATTATTGTTAGAGATGATCTAAATTATTCTCTATTTTGCTTTTTGTTGCTGACTCATATTGTTTGccttttgttttgatttatgAAACATTCAATACATTTATATAGATAACAGACTCGAGTTGGCATGAGGATTACCTACCACCACCACCCAATCCTCAACAATCTAGTTGGTTCTCTCCAAATCAAGCTCAAGGTTCCAGCCAACTAGTGCAGAACTCTAGCATTAACATCCCTGCTCCAAACCCTAAGTAATTAACTGATTGACCACTAATTACTTCAACTCAAGGGTTTAAGGCTTAGTAAGTATAACTACCTTGAAACTAATGAACCCCTAATTGCCTGCAGGCCCCTTATTGTAAACGGATGCTATGATCCCATGTTTGAAGTCATGGGATTACCTTTGGACCCTCATCTGCGAGTCTTCCTCACAAAACCCAACGGTATGTGGCTGTTATAAGTAATTTATCTCATTAATTAACAGATTCTCTGCATATGCAGCTGAACTTGTATTCACCTAAGTTCCTGATCAACCACATACATATTCTACTTGAATTGATTTTCACGCTTTAGGTGTAGCATCGGACAATGGTGGTGGAAAGTGAGTCTGTACTTGGGACTAGTCGTCAGAGAAATTACCGTCTGTATGTTGGAGCTACCGGCAGACTAATATATACATTAAATAAATCTCAGTTGTTTGATTTTCATTCTagctagaattttttttttttttttgacgatttCATTCTAGCTAGAATTTAAAGTACCAATAATAATACCCTGTGTCAGGGTTGTTGCTTCAGACTTTGGTACTACAAAGTTTGCTGTTTTCATCTTCTATGTTGGGTTAATTTTGTGATGCACACTGTATTGAAAAAATTGGCCTGTCAACTTTCATTTTGGTCATAGAATATGCACTTCCTCTGTTAGAAAAGTGGAAAATTATTTCTATGCCTAATCATGAGTACATTAGGAAATAAAGTCATATAGAGAGACTTATACATGTTGGCCGGTACATACGTCATAGCTGGGTCTTGGTTATAGTTAGCGGCTAATTTAGTATGAACATAGCaagaaatacacacacacacacatatatatatatatatgtcctgTTTATAGGTAAAGTTTATCTGATTATGTATTTAAGTTCATGCAttgcccagtaccatttggtctagtagCATAAGACTCTCATTTGTAAGTGAGATgtcgtgagttcgactcacaaaaaACTAGTTGTTATAATTCAGTTGTTGATGTAATAAAAAATTCACTTTAAAAAGTTCATGCATTATATACTAGCCCCTCTCAAGTAATGGTATGTGACTTGACATGCGTAATATTTAAGCCCGATATATGTTGATAtgttggatatatatatatatatatatataatattatttatttaaaaatacTCTTATAAGTTCAACTGCATGTGCATGTATACTGGAGAGATCCGATCACATGTatattgtgaatttgtgatagctcttttttttttttttttgaatgaagggtggtgcggctgccctcaagccttgattaatgaaactgtcgaatacaaggggggggggggggcattgagcctaaacccctgattacaatacgcacttagagaacatcctgaaatactatcatgagtctctactaaacaactgtattcaacaatgtacacgaacggttccggttcgacagattcggttcgttcgtgtaaattgcagttttggatgccttaacgatcaccaaattggctgaagatgatctatacattaggacctaaaaactgaacagttaagatcaaaatatgtgatcggaaagtgggtgaaaaccggaaatccgtaccgaaatttcggtaagGACGTCCGCAGctaagaaaaatcctatatatatatatatatatatataacacattcaaatgtttaaaatatattttagggctataatttagccttgacggGTTGAAGACGGTTGCTGTTACATCGATGAATAGTAAagaatttagggctaaaatttagccccaaGGCTATTTTTAGCGCCCTTtcggttggagatggcctaactGATCTATTAATTGTGATCCACAAACCCCAATAGAAAAAACTGAATGTAAAAAATTAAGAATGAAAAATGAGAGAAGTgtaacttggattcatgactaTGGATTAACAAACCTTGCAAAGAAGATGAGCCCTTCACAAAGCCAAATTACGACCTAAATATACTGAACAATTCAAGAAAACTTGACAGGAGTAGAAGAAAGTGTGTTTCTGGGTAGGTCAAGATGGAAAACAAATTTCTCAAAGTGAGAAGCCAAATCAAAGAGCCCACATTGAAGCAAACCCCAATTTTCGACGAATCCAATCACTGCATCGAAGATTGCTTTCTCGGAGATCACAAAGAGCCCAGGTTGAAGGAAACCCCAAAATCCGCCGACGACCTGTGTTCTTTGAATTCTCTTAGTCCCTGGATTTCCAGGCCTCTTAtctcttttcaatcttttcataAATAACAATCTAACATAATGTCCATTCCATGATGACTCTGgtattagcttccgacacatgagatttgggtgaaggaacctccctagcacccgacattctCATTTATATTGCTTACACTTTCTTTggtttctttgcatttttagtAATCGCTTtacattttattactttttgttaagttcAAATCAACTCTAAACCATTGAATTCATCGACTCATTTGTGTATATCCATCTTGAGGCTACAAGTTGGTGGCTTTGAATAGGCTTTGTGTGAACTAAGCCGAGCATTGtcaaggcttggtgccttgattgtttatagtttttattttattttatatttttattgtaTGCATTTGGGTTGTCCTAGAGCCAATTACCTcagttaggtccaacacctaatccccgaggtacgataaactaaggtcCATATACTTCccttgacacgattcgtacgcttgtgAGAGAATATGCATCAAGTCAAATATGCACTTCCTATGTTAAACAGTGGGGAATCATAAGTATGCCTAATCATGAGTCCaatgaaaataaaatcataGAGAGACTTTACAAGTTGGCCAATACGTACGCATGTGGTAGCTGAGTTTTCAGTTTTGGTTATAGCTAGCGGTCAATTTGAGTATGAACAGCGGAAGAAATATATGTTCCAAAAGAGTCGGCAACCATTTTTCACATGAAGACTGATTGAGCTTGTTGTGGACATAAGCATAAATTCAACATCAAGCAaaccaataaaataaaaagaacacgAAGACAACGATATCCGAGTCCAACTGTAGGCACCAATATTGTCAACTCTAATACATATAGTGGCTTCATGTATCGTAAGAGTAAGATATTTGTTAAAATTCTCTAAAGATTAGAGTGAGAGAATTCAAAGTAACAACGTTTTCGACGAATTACCTTTAACTTTGGTGAAACTAAACTATAAACAACTGAGCTAGCAAAGTAACAAACATTCATAGAAGAGTGTACGTGGAGTTCTATCTCTAACTATCTCGCATTTGTAAAGAAAGTTTTATCGTTGCGCTGAGTATTGAAGGCCTTGATGAGGCCGGTACTCTTAGTCAGTTAGTCAAAACCGGTGTTCTGCCTTGATGAGGCCGGTACTCAAAGTCTAAGAAGAGTTTGGTTCAGTCACGCAATGAGATACTGTAATAGAGAAAACCGATCCCGTTccaatggtcagctgctgaccatggaatttttgctcactcaccgtccgatttcaatcggacggtgattgagcaaatgatccctggtcagttgctgaccaggtgatcaggaCTGTAGAGAAAACTCCCTTCTATTCTACGCCGGCCACTAGTTCTTCTTGACTTGGCGTCGTCGTTGATCGAGGACCCGCGCAATGAGATACTGTAATAGGGAAAACTCCCTTCTATTCTACGCCGGCCACTAGTTCTTCTTGACTTGGCGTCGTCGTTGATCGAGGACCCACGCAATGAGATACTGTAATAGGGAAAACTCCCTTCTATTCTACGCCGGCCACTAGTTCTTCTTGACTTGGCGTCGTCGTTGATCGAGGACCACTAATATTGAACCATGGTCCATGGATAGGTACGTGACTTACGTATGTTTAAGCTAGGTTGATCCTAGGTTCCGATCCATACTATTTAACTAAAGAAAAATActacccttaaaaaaaaaaaaaactatgatgCCTATATATTCTCTTGTATTATTCTACTTTCAATAAAATGTCTGGAcatggggatgagcctcccattTAGACTGGGTAATTTAAATTTGTTTCCTTTCTTGACTTGAAGGGGCAAATTGGACCGAACAAATAGTCAATGGACTgcaattaacaaagaaaaagtGACCGGGCATCCACTATTAAACTACGAAATTAGACCTTGATTTAAATAtctcttaaaagaaaaaaaaataaaaataaaaataataataataagaagaagaagtctACATCTTTATGAAATTGCCGGCTGAGTTTCTTAATTTGTCACCATCTAATCACATCATGTtcacaattcacaaataaaTTATTAATGGTCGGAGACTCCGACTCTGGCTGACCAATTATTTGATcctatattatatatatacaaggaAGTGGTGACATATTCAGTACGGGGTCACACTACTACCTCAAATAAGCTGCGAGCATAGACAGGCCGGCCGTCCAAATATAGCATAGTCATGGAGCCTGAAAAGATGCTCATGTCCTTTGCGTTGATTGCTTTCCTGGGTTTGTTTGCTCGTCTATACAATGCCTTGGTGATGAAGCCGGAGAAGCTAAGATCAATCCTGAGGAAGCAAGGCATTGTTGGACCGCCTCCTACCTTCTTGCTCGGAAATATCAAGGAGATCAAGAAGGCTCAAAAGTCCCCAACCCAAGACGCTACCACTACTCAACTCCTAGCCTCCCACAACCTTGCTGCTACTCTCTTTCCCTTCTTTGAAGAATGGAGAAACAAATATGGTACGTACGTAATTCCATTTTAATCAGCATGGAAGATATCTATCTAGGATACTTGGTCGAAATTAAGTAACTTCAGTTAACACTTTTGGACTTCTGTCGTCAGATAATTATCTTGTACATTCTGATTGATGTGGGGCTAGCTGATCATATGCAGGTCAAGTGTTCAACTTCTCCCTTGGCAACACACAAATATTGTATGTGAATGAATCTGAAGCTGTGAGAGAAATAACCACATGCACATCTTTGGACTTGGGGAAGCCTACCTATCAGTTCAAAGAGCGTGGCCCTTTGCTTGGCCAAGGCATTCTAACTTCAAATGGTGCTGTTTGGGCACATCAGAGAAAAGTCCTTGCTCCACAATTATACATGGACAAGGTTAAGGTATAATATTAGTGACTAATACCAGTGAAAATTAAAAACCGGTTAGTTtatgtttttctgaaaattcatATGTTCTTAAACTTGTAGGGGATGATAAATCTTATCACAGAATCTGCGATTACATTGCAAGAGTCATGGAAAAGTAGGATTGATGAAGAGGGTGGGGTGGCAGATATCAATATTGATGAGGACATGAGAAGCTTCTCGGGAGATGTTATCTCAAGAGCTTGTTTTGGAAGCAACTTTGCCAGTGGGCAAGTGATCTTTCACAAACTAAGAGATCTCCAAGAAGCCATGTCTAGGAAATGCTTGGCCACAGGGATTCCTGGAATGAGGTAACGATGTTATGTTAATTACTGAATATGATAGCTTGATATATTATTTGCTATTTATTAAGCTTTTAGGGCACAATAATTGTCTTAACATTATTTAGGGGAGGCCTCGTACCTTAATTTCTAAAAAATGTGCTCTATAGGCATCTTCCTACAAAGAACAGAAGAGAAGCATGGGGACTAGAAAAAGAGGTTCACAATTTGATACTCCAAGTTGTGAAGCAGAGAGCGGAAGGTGCATATGAGAATGACCTGTTGCAAATGGTTCTTGAGGGTGCCAAAAACAGTGACCTAAGCCAAGCGGAGACTGATCGGTTCATTGTTGATAACTGCAAGAACATCTACTTGGCTGGTTATGAGACCACTGCAGTCTCTGCCACATGGTTGCTCATGTTGTTGGCTTCAAATCAAGAATGGCAAGAACGCGTCCGCGCCGAGGTTCTTCAAGTTTGTGGTGGCCAGATTCCAGATGCTGACATGCTCCGTAAGATGAAACAGGTACTAATATATAGTGGTACGTACTGGTATAAAATATGTACTCCCACTTTTATTTCACACAATGAAAAATATTTGGTTTGTATTTGCAGCTAACAATGGTAATTCATGAATCGTTGCGTCTCTATCCACCGGTGTCTGTGGTATCAAGGGAGGCCTTCAAGGACATGAAATTTGGGGGCATATTTGTTCCCAAGGGTGTGAACCTATGGGTTATGGTACTGACATTGCACACTGACCCTGAAGTATGGGGACCAGATGCCTACAAGTTCAACCCAGAAAGATTTGCAAATGGAATTACCGGGGCTTGTAAGCTTCCTCACTTGTACATGCCATTTGGGGTTGGACCAAGAGTGTGTCTTGGGCAGAACTTGGCCATGATTGAGCTCAAAATACTAGTAGCTCTTATTCTCTCTAAATTTTCTTTCTCCCTATCTTCCAAGTATTGCCACAAACCAGCAATAAGGTTGGTCATTGAGCCTGAGCAGGGAGTCAATCTCTTAGTGAAGAAGTTGTGATCAGCTCTCTCAGCAATATCAGCGTATAGCATTACAAATGGTCCTACACTTTGGGCGAGATTCTGGCTTCATTTGTGTTGGAAGAAAAATAGAGttgtttctttaaaaaaaaaactagtgttgttgttgttgtttgttttttttttagttttattattttttgttttttgtttttctcaaatctTTTGATCCCCATGTACTTTGTATAAAGCATGagtttttctttcatttctacATGAAAGTTCTTGTTTCTTCAATATCTTTACTCTCTCCAAGAAACAACTGACCATTCAGATTGAATTTAGTTAACAGATTCATATCATAAGACGAATTATGTCGACACTTCAATATACTAATTTTCTTCTGCTGATTAGTTTTAGGTAATCGATATATCAAAAAGGATCCAAAAAGCACGGTGATTCAAGCACATCTCCTAAATGGTTGAAGTTCAATGCCCAAACTTGGCCAACTATAATTGGAGGGAATCAACTGTAAATTTCCAAACTCAATAACCCTAAACCATAAGGATAAATGAACCCCATTTTATCTTACTACCAACCACATATGTGTGTTATAAAATGTTCATTAAACCAAACTGTAGTGATAACATTTCATGAAATTGTAATAATATGATTTTCTGTTACACAAACCGAATTAACATTGTTGATGCAATTGGACTACCACTTTATAAATTTTTCAAATTTCCAACACTTACCGTGTGCACTAGAAAACCGCCACATTTGGGTTTGGCCTTTGCTGCATGATCATCTTCCTCTCTTTTCAGTTGGTCACTTATTCTCAACTGCATCATTCAATT
This region includes:
- the LOC133721199 gene encoding cytochrome P450 714C2-like; this encodes MEPEKMLMSFALIAFLGLFARLYNALVMKPEKLRSILRKQGIVGPPPTFLLGNIKEIKKAQKSPTQDATTTQLLASHNLAATLFPFFEEWRNKYGQVFNFSLGNTQILYVNESEAVREITTCTSLDLGKPTYQFKERGPLLGQGILTSNGAVWAHQRKVLAPQLYMDKVKGMINLITESAITLQESWKSRIDEEGGVADINIDEDMRSFSGDVISRACFGSNFASGQVIFHKLRDLQEAMSRKCLATGIPGMRHLPTKNRREAWGLEKEVHNLILQVVKQRAEGAYENDLLQMVLEGAKNSDLSQAETDRFIVDNCKNIYLAGYETTAVSATWLLMLLASNQEWQERVRAEVLQVCGGQIPDADMLRKMKQLTMVIHESLRLYPPVSVVSREAFKDMKFGGIFVPKGVNLWVMVLTLHTDPEVWGPDAYKFNPERFANGITGACKLPHLYMPFGVGPRVCLGQNLAMIELKILVALILSKFSFSLSSKYCHKPAIRLVIEPEQGVNLLVKKL